The following are encoded in a window of Burkholderiales bacterium genomic DNA:
- a CDS encoding high-potential iron-sulfur protein: protein MNGHGEQGFSRRRFLLVAAACAGGIAGRARAQTKPLPGLRKRTREEVRYQNEPYLGRNCAKCVLYQGDGVCVILDGAVSPNGWCTQWVPNTMG, encoded by the coding sequence ATGAACGGGCACGGAGAACAAGGCTTTTCGCGGCGGCGCTTTCTCTTGGTCGCCGCGGCGTGCGCAGGCGGCATTGCGGGCCGGGCGCGGGCGCAGACCAAGCCGCTGCCAGGACTGCGCAAGCGCACGCGCGAGGAGGTGCGCTACCAGAACGAGCCATACCTGGGGCGGAACTGCGCCAAGTGCGTGCTCTACCAGGGCGATGGCGTGTGCGTCATCCTCGACGGTGCGGTGAGCCCGAACGGGTGGTGCACGCAGTGGGTGCCGAACACGATGGGTTAG